Genomic window (Thermoanaerobaculia bacterium):
GGATTGCGGTCCCGCGGCTGCCCGATCGAGCCCGGGTTGATGAGGTACCGCTTCGTCGGATCGAGCGCGAGGCGGGTGCGCTCGCCGCGAACGACCTCGACGCGAATCGCGTTCTTCTCGAGGGTGAAGACCGACGGAATGTGGCTGTGCCCGAAGAAGCAGACCTTCCAGTCGCCCGAACGGAAGTTCATGTAGGCGTCGACGTCCGAGAAGATGTAGGCGTCTTCGTCGAGCGGCGATCCGTGGCAGACGGCGAAATCGCGATCGACGATCACGGGGCCGATCGGCAGCGCCTCGAGGTACTTGCGGTTGGCGGGAGAGAGCTTCTCCTCGGTCCAGCGCGCGGCGTAGAGCGCGATCGAGTTGAAGAGCTCGCCCGAATCGGCGCCGACGACCACCTTGTCGTGATTGCCCCGGATCGCGATCTTCTCCCGCTTCAACTTGCGGATCCGGTCGATGACGTTGTTCGGATTCGCGCCGTAGCCGACGAAATCGCCGAGCAGGACCACCTTCTGGAACTTCTTCCGCCGGACGTGCCCGAGCACGGCGGCGAGCGCCTCGTCGTTGCTGTGGATGTCCGAGAGGATCAGATAACGCACGTCCGCTCTTCCAGCCTGCGCAGCAGTTCCTCGGCGGAGTCTTCCGGCGTTTCGCCGCCCGTCAGAGGAACTGAAAGCCCGGCCATTCTATAGAAAGGGAGCCGCTCCTCCAAAAGGCCGCGAGCCTGAGCGACGTCCTCGAAAAGAGGACGGTCCGCCCTGGCGGGAACGCGGGCCGCGAGCACGTCGAAGGGCACGTCGAGGAAGATCGACACGCCTTCGCGGAGGATCGCGCGGCGGTTCGCCTCGACGGCGAAGGTCCCCCCGCCCGCGGCGAAGACGCCCGCCGGAATCGCGAGGGACCCGTCGACGTAGGCGCGCTCCCGGCGGCGGAACTCGGCCTCCCCTTCCGTCTCGAAAATCGCGCGAACCGGCTTCGACGATGCCGCTTCGATCTCCGCGTCCAGGTCGAAGAACGGCAGCGCGAGGCGGCGGGCCAGGATCCGGCCGATCGTCGTCTTCCCGCTTCCCATGAACCCGACGAGCCAGATCTTCCTCGGCAGGAATCGGCGCCGCGCGATCCCGACGGCGCGGCGCGCGAGCTCCGGTGCGTCCGGGCCGTTGATCGCGCCGATCATCGCGGCGGAATCCGCTCCGGCGTCCCAGACCGCGTCGAGACGGTCGAGCGGGATGCCGCCGATCGCGACGACCGGTTTCGTCCGCATCGCCGCGACGCGGGAGAGCGCCTCGAGGCCCACGGGGATGCGGCCGCTCTTGACGGGGGTCGCAAAGAT
Coding sequences:
- a CDS encoding metallophosphoesterase family protein produces the protein MRYLILSDIHSNDEALAAVLGHVRRKKFQKVVLLGDFVGYGANPNNVIDRIRKLKREKIAIRGNHDKVVVGADSGELFNSIALYAARWTEEKLSPANRKYLEALPIGPVIVDRDFAVCHGSPLDEDAYIFSDVDAYMNFRSGDWKVCFFGHSHIPSVFTLEKNAIRVEVVRGERTRLALDPTKRYLINPGSIGQPRDRNPHAAYAIFDSDERVVFFDRVDYDVDLAREKIIRAGLPPMLGDRLPLGQ
- the thiE gene encoding thiamine phosphate synthase encodes the protein MTGRSLPPVYAITDRRASDVSAAENVAIFLEAGIRCVQIREKDLPGASLLAETSAAAPGARRAGARLLVDDRADVARIVACGVHLGEEDLPAADARSLLGPEALIGVSTHDPESARKAFSDPAADYVAFGPIFATPVKSGRIPVGLEALSRVAAMRTKPVVAIGGIPLDRLDAVWDAGADSAAMIGAINGPDAPELARRAVGIARRRFLPRKIWLVGFMGSGKTTIGRILARRLALPFFDLDAEIEAASSKPVRAIFETEGEAEFRRRERAYVDGSLAIPAGVFAAGGGTFAVEANRRAILREGVSIFLDVPFDVLAARVPARADRPLFEDVAQARGLLEERLPFYRMAGLSVPLTGGETPEDSAEELLRRLEERTCVI